In Lysinibacillus sp. FSL M8-0337, the following proteins share a genomic window:
- a CDS encoding glycosyltransferase gives MKILFVAQNFQMGGIQKALINTLKELSVDEQYEIDIFTFGEGELLKDIPPNVNVNIGNLLLQLIATPFYVVKQRKNGWYIMLRLVCMLLVRIMGSNNFYTLLLKKHRPKKHYHIAISYFNDAPNSYFNRGTNLFVDKFVQAHKKLAWIHTDPLRANFNYKVCVKTYENFDRLICVSEACKRNFLKFLPLYQHKIHVVYNFFPITEIKELATDYMPFEKGTMDLLSVGRMDNATKRFDLIPYICKLLKESSIKQFYWRIIGDGPDLLFNKQLALQLGVDDVVEFVGECHNPYPFIKESDVLILTSAYEGYPMVVGEALILETPVITTNFAAAGEQIQHGFNGLITDGDIEDMYAVIANIIQSKDCLDKMKKYIEENSYTNRKAREQLVLEFDRK, from the coding sequence ATGAAAATATTATTTGTTGCGCAAAATTTTCAGATGGGCGGTATTCAAAAGGCATTAATTAATACATTGAAAGAACTTAGTGTTGATGAACAATATGAAATTGATATTTTTACATTCGGTGAAGGTGAGCTTTTAAAGGACATCCCTCCTAACGTCAATGTAAATATCGGCAACTTACTATTACAACTAATCGCTACCCCCTTTTATGTCGTGAAACAGAGAAAAAACGGCTGGTATATTATGCTGCGCTTAGTATGTATGTTGCTTGTACGCATCATGGGCTCTAACAACTTTTATACATTACTTTTAAAAAAACATCGCCCTAAAAAACATTATCATATAGCCATTTCTTATTTTAATGACGCACCAAATAGTTATTTTAACCGAGGTACAAATTTATTCGTCGATAAATTTGTACAGGCACATAAAAAGCTTGCATGGATACATACCGATCCATTAAGAGCAAATTTTAATTATAAAGTTTGTGTCAAAACCTATGAAAATTTTGATAGATTAATATGTGTTTCTGAAGCATGTAAGCGAAATTTCCTGAAATTTCTCCCGCTATATCAACATAAAATACACGTTGTCTACAATTTTTTTCCGATAACGGAAATAAAAGAGTTAGCAACAGATTATATGCCATTTGAAAAAGGAACAATGGATTTATTATCTGTTGGTAGAATGGACAATGCCACAAAAAGATTCGACCTTATTCCATATATATGTAAGCTTTTAAAGGAGTCTTCTATCAAGCAATTTTATTGGCGAATTATAGGCGATGGACCGGACTTACTTTTTAATAAACAATTAGCATTACAATTAGGTGTAGATGATGTAGTTGAATTTGTTGGGGAATGTCATAATCCATATCCGTTTATTAAAGAAAGCGATGTCCTTATATTAACTTCAGCGTATGAAGGTTATCCGATGGTAGTTGGCGAGGCATTAATATTAGAAACGCCTGTGATTACGACGAATTTTGCAGCAGCAGGTGAACAAATACAACATGGATTCAATGGATTGATAACAGATGGGGATATAGAGGATATGTACGCGGTCATAGCTAATATCATCCAAAGTAAGGATTGCCTCGACAAGATGAAAAAGTATATTGAAGAAAATAGCTATACAAATCGAAAGGCACGAGAGCAATTAGTATTGGAGTTTGATCGCAAATGA
- a CDS encoding glycosyltransferase: MPLLSIIVPIYNVELYLQQCVDSILRQTFEDFELILVNDGSTDNSPNICDDYAARDARIIVVHKENGGLVSARKAGLSIAKGKYIGYVDSDDWIEADMYQALCDAAQAFNVDIVICDIIENYLDYEVRSTQIVKPGLYRKDRMIKEVYPMMLYAGRYYQFGLFPSVSNKIFKKSLLEKFQFRVDDQIRMGEDVACTYPSLLNAKSIYLLDKQYLYHYRQNPSSMTASYDQKFFEKILVLYKHLRGLSPAPYFANQLQYYLTYLVIAGVHNEFHRENKKSLREKRVFLKKMLKHRDINEVLQAICPNTLPFKVKIITVLLKRQSIFLLYVLARMKQKTNFRKAIKGAK, translated from the coding sequence GTGCCATTATTAAGTATTATTGTGCCCATTTATAATGTGGAGCTGTATTTACAACAATGTGTAGATAGCATTTTAAGACAAACGTTTGAGGACTTTGAATTAATACTGGTCAATGATGGCTCAACGGATAATAGTCCCAACATATGTGACGATTATGCTGCACGCGATGCAAGAATTATTGTCGTGCATAAAGAAAATGGTGGCCTTGTTAGTGCGCGCAAAGCGGGCCTAAGCATTGCAAAAGGGAAATATATTGGATATGTGGATAGTGATGATTGGATTGAAGCTGACATGTATCAAGCACTATGTGATGCAGCACAAGCTTTTAATGTAGATATTGTGATTTGCGATATTATAGAAAATTATCTAGATTATGAAGTGAGAAGTACGCAAATTGTGAAACCTGGATTATATCGAAAGGATAGAATGATAAAAGAAGTTTACCCGATGATGTTGTATGCGGGGCGATACTATCAGTTTGGATTATTTCCTTCTGTTTCAAATAAAATATTTAAAAAGTCACTTCTTGAAAAATTTCAATTTCGTGTCGATGATCAAATACGCATGGGGGAAGATGTTGCCTGTACATATCCAAGCTTACTTAATGCGAAAAGTATCTATCTATTAGACAAACAGTATCTTTATCATTATCGCCAAAATCCTTCCTCTATGACAGCTAGCTATGATCAGAAGTTTTTTGAGAAAATACTCGTCTTATATAAACATTTGAGAGGTTTATCCCCAGCTCCTTATTTTGCAAATCAACTACAGTATTATTTGACCTATTTAGTGATTGCAGGAGTCCATAATGAATTTCATCGAGAGAATAAGAAGAGCTTACGAGAAAAAAGAGTCTTTCTCAAAAAAATGCTTAAACATCGCGACATTAACGAGGTGTTACAGGCAATTTGTCCAAATACATTGCCATTCAAAGTGAAAATTATCACTGTATTATTAAAGAGACAATCTATTTTTTTACTATATGTATTGGCTAGGATGAAACAAAAAACTAATTTTCGTAAGGCTATAAAAGGAGCGAAATGA
- a CDS encoding polysaccharide transport protein, with product MRTRKILLNLFSNVMLQVVTAVINFILPRLFMTTYGSATNGLVTSIKQFLGYLKIVEAGIGSASIAALYKPLARNDKEQINGILSATHYFYRRSGMVFVVLVALLAMFYPLLVKEDVSPLTAFYMVLILGISGVWDYFLIGKYYVLLTADQKSYIVFRIQTCLLVVSTMLSLTLLTLGFSIIIVVGSSSILLLLDILFLKVYVQKKYPYFNSKGTPNTSAINKRWDALIHQIASLVVFNTPFMFITIFLGLAEVSVFTVYNMVFNAITLFISAFSGAMLAAFGDILVKEEREALQRHFHHFECIFFAVVAFGYTCTALLILPFITIYTAGVEDANYIRPWLAALFVIVGIANAIRIPANTLVNSAGHFKETKNRAIMEAAINFSVSFVLVQFLGVEGILIGGLCSYAYRTCDLIFYTSKTILKNSVRITVKKIVLNFVLAFIAASPFLFFIELHIVSVKAWFLAAICIALWTILVVVLGNFMFQPTTMREILQHFKRVISND from the coding sequence ATGAGAACAAGGAAAATTTTATTAAACTTATTTTCCAATGTCATGTTGCAAGTTGTGACCGCCGTGATTAATTTTATTTTGCCTCGATTATTTATGACGACTTACGGTTCTGCTACGAATGGACTTGTGACATCGATTAAGCAATTTTTAGGTTATTTAAAAATTGTAGAAGCGGGTATCGGCAGTGCATCCATCGCAGCGCTTTACAAACCGTTAGCTAGGAACGACAAAGAACAGATAAATGGCATCCTTTCAGCGACGCACTATTTTTATCGACGTTCGGGTATGGTTTTTGTTGTATTAGTAGCCTTGTTGGCTATGTTCTATCCGCTGTTAGTAAAGGAAGATGTGTCACCCCTAACCGCATTTTATATGGTGCTTATTTTAGGTATCAGTGGTGTATGGGACTATTTTTTGATTGGGAAATATTACGTTTTGCTAACAGCAGATCAAAAAAGCTATATTGTGTTCCGTATTCAAACATGCTTATTGGTTGTTAGTACAATGCTCTCTTTGACTTTATTAACACTGGGGTTTTCAATCATTATTGTAGTTGGCAGTTCTAGCATTCTATTATTACTAGATATTCTTTTTTTAAAAGTATATGTCCAAAAAAAATACCCATATTTTAATAGTAAAGGAACACCAAATACATCAGCCATAAATAAAAGATGGGATGCTTTAATCCATCAAATCGCCTCGCTTGTTGTTTTTAATACACCGTTTATGTTCATTACTATTTTTCTTGGACTTGCAGAGGTTAGTGTATTTACTGTATACAATATGGTATTTAATGCTATTACATTATTTATTTCCGCTTTCTCCGGTGCGATGTTAGCAGCCTTTGGAGACATACTTGTAAAAGAAGAGCGAGAGGCACTGCAACGACATTTTCATCATTTTGAATGTATTTTTTTTGCAGTCGTTGCTTTCGGTTATACATGCACAGCCCTGTTAATTTTGCCTTTTATAACAATTTATACAGCGGGTGTTGAGGATGCAAACTATATAAGACCATGGTTAGCAGCACTCTTTGTCATAGTAGGTATTGCCAATGCAATAAGAATTCCTGCGAATACATTAGTAAATTCGGCTGGGCATTTTAAAGAGACGAAAAATAGAGCGATTATGGAAGCGGCCATTAATTTTTCTGTGTCCTTTGTTTTAGTTCAATTTTTAGGGGTGGAAGGTATTTTAATAGGCGGGCTTTGTTCGTATGCCTATCGTACTTGTGACCTAATCTTTTATACATCTAAAACAATATTAAAAAATTCCGTACGTATTACGGTTAAAAAAATAGTGCTGAATTTTGTTTTGGCATTTATCGCGGCATCCCCATTTCTATTTTTCATCGAACTACATATCGTGAGCGTAAAGGCATGGTTTTTAGCAGCTATATGCATTGCTTTATGGACCATTTTAGTAGTTGTGCTGGGAAATTTTATGTTTCAACCGACAACGATGCGAGAAATTTTGCAGCATTTCAAACGTGTAATTTCCAATGATTAG
- a CDS encoding acyltransferase family protein encodes MKPVVKEIFLLRFVACLGIVLMHSVTLGLDLFDIEKSTIFIVLTSLQLALMFGTPIFIFISEFVIAYSYPHQLPKKFYKKRLNYIFLPFIFIGFLDAAFHSISMTNVEFDKKIILNFFEGDFHGYFIVIVFQFYFLHPLFVKFVVPKYRAYQVIMTACLVNFSYLAVFNFFDPFRYLSFLPYLEVEWNVLNKMPFPAWIAYFVVAYYCGKNYEQFLLLLQRLRYFLPSVGILTLGILLASQWSGLITEVHSKRIDVIPYTLSIAFLLFYMANKVKYMPKFVTFISRYSFGIYLLHPLFIILLKTIFIKFIDDLSVFTVIITTFLCSTICSICATYLLNKWRFGPYLVGQVHAEESLANDKKIAGKTKQVLHQR; translated from the coding sequence ATGAAGCCAGTTGTGAAGGAAATATTTTTACTAAGGTTTGTCGCCTGTTTAGGAATTGTTTTAATGCATAGTGTCACTTTAGGATTGGACTTGTTCGATATAGAGAAAAGTACAATATTTATTGTGCTGACATCGCTTCAATTAGCATTAATGTTTGGAACACCTATCTTTATTTTTATTTCGGAGTTTGTTATTGCTTATTCCTATCCACATCAACTGCCAAAAAAATTTTATAAAAAACGTTTGAACTATATTTTTCTTCCGTTTATTTTTATCGGTTTTTTGGATGCGGCTTTTCATTCAATAAGCATGACTAATGTTGAATTTGATAAGAAGATTATTTTAAATTTTTTTGAAGGTGATTTCCACGGGTATTTTATCGTGATCGTCTTTCAGTTTTATTTTTTACATCCATTATTTGTGAAATTTGTTGTACCCAAATACCGTGCTTACCAAGTGATTATGACGGCATGTCTTGTTAATTTTTCTTACCTTGCAGTCTTTAATTTTTTCGATCCTTTTCGGTATTTATCGTTCCTTCCTTATCTAGAAGTGGAATGGAATGTGTTAAATAAGATGCCGTTTCCCGCTTGGATTGCCTATTTTGTCGTCGCCTATTATTGCGGTAAAAACTATGAGCAGTTTTTATTGTTACTCCAACGATTGCGTTATTTCTTACCGAGTGTAGGTATACTTACACTCGGTATATTACTCGCCAGTCAATGGTCTGGCTTGATTACTGAAGTTCACTCCAAGAGGATTGATGTAATCCCCTATACATTGAGCATAGCCTTTCTATTGTTCTATATGGCAAATAAAGTAAAGTACATGCCTAAGTTTGTGACTTTTATTAGCCGATACTCATTTGGAATTTATTTACTACATCCTCTTTTTATTATTTTACTAAAAACTATTTTTATAAAATTTATAGATGATTTAAGTGTATTTACTGTTATTATCACAACATTTTTATGCAGCACAATATGTTCTATCTGTGCTACGTATTTGCTGAATAAATGGCGGTTTGGTCCTTATTTAGTAGGGCAAGTACATGCAGAAGAAAGCTTAGCGAACGACAAAAAAATTGCCGGTAAAACAAAACAGGTACTTCATCAACGTTAA
- a CDS encoding TIGR00282 family metallophosphoesterase, which translates to MKVIFIGDIVGSIGRDAVEKYLPRLKKKFSPDVVIANGENAAAGRGITRNIYNDLLQMGVDVITMGNHTWDNKDIFDFIDDADYLIRPANFSSEAPGKGMVQIAKNGVTLSVINLHGRVFLPPHEDPFAMAEQLIEEARKTSPLVFVDFHAEATSEKIALGWHLDGKASAVVGTHTHVQTADARIYPNGTAYITDVGMTGPYDEILGMTKESVIYKFQTNMPSRFEVPKKGRDVLSGFFVEIDDKTGKALRCERIYINEDYPFQA; encoded by the coding sequence ATGAAAGTAATTTTTATTGGAGATATCGTCGGTTCAATTGGCCGAGATGCGGTAGAAAAATATTTACCACGATTAAAAAAGAAGTTTAGTCCAGATGTTGTTATTGCAAATGGTGAAAATGCAGCAGCAGGTCGTGGGATTACACGTAATATTTATAATGATTTATTACAAATGGGTGTAGATGTTATTACTATGGGTAACCACACTTGGGATAATAAAGATATTTTTGATTTTATTGATGATGCTGATTATTTAATTCGCCCTGCGAACTTTTCGTCTGAGGCACCGGGTAAAGGCATGGTGCAAATTGCGAAAAATGGCGTTACATTATCAGTTATTAATTTACACGGTCGTGTATTTTTGCCACCGCATGAAGATCCGTTTGCAATGGCTGAACAATTGATTGAAGAAGCTCGTAAAACGTCACCGCTTGTATTTGTGGATTTCCACGCTGAAGCGACAAGCGAAAAAATAGCGCTTGGTTGGCACTTGGATGGCAAGGCATCGGCAGTCGTTGGAACGCATACGCATGTGCAAACAGCAGATGCGCGCATTTATCCTAACGGTACTGCTTATATTACAGACGTAGGTATGACTGGTCCATATGATGAAATTTTAGGCATGACAAAGGAAAGTGTGATTTACAAGTTCCAAACAAATATGCCGTCTCGTTTTGAAGTACCGAAAAAGGGCCGTGATGTGTTAAGTGGCTTTTTTGTTGAGATTGATGACAAGACAGGGAAGGCATTGCGTTGTGAAAGAATTTATATTAATGAGGACTATCCGTTTCAGGCGTAA
- a CDS encoding stage V sporulation protein S, translating into MDSLKVSSRSNPNSVAGALVAVIREKGQAEMQAVGAGALNQAVKAVAIARGFVAPSGTDLICAPAFADILIAGEERTALKLLVEKRVR; encoded by the coding sequence GTGGATTCATTAAAAGTATCGTCACGCTCTAATCCAAATTCAGTTGCAGGTGCATTAGTCGCGGTAATAAGAGAAAAAGGGCAAGCAGAAATGCAGGCAGTTGGGGCAGGTGCACTTAACCAAGCCGTGAAAGCAGTGGCCATTGCACGCGGATTTGTAGCGCCAAGTGGCACAGATTTAATTTGCGCTCCGGCGTTTGCCGATATTTTGATTGCGGGCGAAGAACGTACAGCCTTAAAGCTGCTAGTAGAAAAACGAGTTCGATAA
- a CDS encoding 2-oxoacid:acceptor oxidoreductase subunit alpha, with translation MLHQLSWKVGGQQGEGIESTGEIFSMAMNRLGYFLYGYRHFSSRIKGGHTNNKITVRPTEVRSIADDLDILVAFDQETIDVNYKELTEKGIILADAKFEPVKPEDSKAPLFAVPFTEVAAELGTTLMKNMVAIGATASLLNLEDAVFQNVVDDIFGKKGEEVVQKNMEAIARGHDMMNELLGNRVGEWALAPADGKRRMFMIGNDAVALGALAAGTRFMAAYPITPASEIMEYLIKKLPKFGGAVIQTEDEIAAATMAIGANFGGVRSFTASAGPGLSLMMEAIGLSGMTEQPLVVIDTQRGGPSTGLPTKQEQSDLMAMLYGTHGEIPKVVIAPSTMEEAFFDTIQAFNIAEELQLPVILMTDLQLSLGKQTVEPFDYNKIEIRRGKIVTDDIEASADKAYFKRYEDTEDGISPRVLPGHLNGIHHVTGVEHDETGKPSEATGNRRAQMDKRFRKLEALKFDTPVYKNAPHEEADVLLVGFNSTRGAIEEVQERLNAQGMKVNHAHIRLIHPFPSAEMAPLVAKAKKVIVVENNYTGQLANIMKMNIGGHDKIEMITKYNGTPFLPGELENRVKELTR, from the coding sequence ATGTTACATCAGCTTTCGTGGAAAGTCGGTGGGCAACAGGGTGAAGGGATTGAGAGTACAGGTGAGATTTTCTCGATGGCAATGAATCGTCTAGGTTATTTCCTATACGGTTATCGTCACTTCTCTTCTCGTATAAAAGGTGGCCACACTAATAATAAAATTACAGTTCGTCCAACAGAAGTACGTTCCATTGCGGATGATTTAGATATTTTAGTGGCGTTCGATCAAGAAACAATCGACGTCAATTATAAAGAATTAACAGAAAAAGGGATTATCTTAGCCGATGCAAAATTTGAACCTGTAAAGCCAGAGGATTCAAAAGCGCCATTATTTGCCGTACCATTCACAGAAGTGGCAGCTGAACTAGGTACAACGTTAATGAAAAACATGGTTGCTATTGGAGCTACTGCTTCACTTCTAAACTTAGAAGACGCTGTGTTCCAAAATGTTGTGGATGACATCTTCGGTAAAAAAGGTGAAGAGGTTGTTCAGAAAAACATGGAGGCCATTGCGCGCGGTCATGACATGATGAACGAATTATTAGGCAATCGTGTCGGTGAGTGGGCATTAGCGCCAGCTGATGGTAAACGCCGTATGTTTATGATCGGTAATGATGCAGTAGCACTTGGGGCATTAGCTGCGGGTACACGCTTTATGGCAGCTTATCCAATTACACCTGCATCTGAAATTATGGAATACCTTATTAAAAAATTGCCAAAATTCGGTGGCGCTGTGATTCAAACAGAAGATGAAATTGCTGCAGCGACGATGGCGATTGGTGCAAACTTCGGTGGTGTTCGTTCATTTACAGCGTCAGCAGGTCCTGGTCTTTCACTTATGATGGAAGCAATCGGTCTTTCAGGTATGACTGAGCAGCCTCTAGTGGTGATTGATACACAACGTGGTGGTCCATCTACTGGCTTACCAACGAAACAAGAGCAATCTGATTTAATGGCTATGCTTTATGGTACGCATGGTGAAATTCCGAAAGTGGTCATCGCACCTTCTACAATGGAAGAAGCATTCTTTGATACTATTCAAGCGTTTAATATTGCAGAGGAATTACAATTGCCAGTTATTTTAATGACAGACTTACAATTATCACTTGGTAAACAAACGGTTGAACCATTCGATTACAATAAAATTGAAATTCGTCGCGGTAAAATTGTCACTGATGATATTGAAGCTTCAGCAGATAAAGCTTACTTCAAACGTTATGAAGATACAGAAGACGGTATTTCACCGCGTGTGTTACCAGGTCACTTAAATGGAATCCACCATGTTACTGGTGTTGAGCATGATGAAACAGGGAAACCATCTGAAGCAACGGGCAATCGACGTGCACAAATGGACAAACGTTTCCGCAAGCTAGAAGCCCTGAAGTTTGATACACCAGTTTACAAAAATGCACCACATGAAGAAGCGGATGTATTATTAGTAGGCTTTAACTCAACTCGTGGAGCAATTGAAGAAGTACAAGAGCGTTTAAACGCACAAGGCATGAAGGTGAACCATGCGCATATCCGTTTAATTCACCCATTCCCTTCTGCTGAGATGGCACCTCTTGTAGCGAAAGCGAAAAAAGTAATCGTTGTGGAAAACAACTACACAGGTCAATTGGCTAATATCATGAAAATGAATATTGGTGGTCACGATAAAATTGAGATGATTACAAAATATAACGGTACACCATTTTTACCAGGTGAACTAGAAAATAGAGTGAAGGAGTTGACTCGCTAA
- a CDS encoding 2-oxoacid:ferredoxin oxidoreductase subunit beta translates to MATFKDFRNTVKPNWCPGCGDFSVQAAIQRAAANVGIEPNELAVISGIGCSGRISGYINSYGFHGIHGRALPIAQGLKMANRDLNVIASGGDGDGFAIGMGHTIHAIRRNIDITYVVMDNQIYGLTKGQTSPRSAAGFITKSTPGGAIEPSLKPLEVALTSGATFVAQGFSTDIKELTALIEAGINHKGFSFINVFSPCVTYNKVNTYDWFKENLTKLADIEGYDNADRGMAMRTVMEHEGLVTGIIYQDKETTSYQEKVPGYAELPLTDIDIKMSENEFDALVQEFM, encoded by the coding sequence ATGGCAACGTTTAAGGATTTTCGTAATACAGTGAAACCGAACTGGTGCCCAGGATGTGGCGACTTCTCTGTACAGGCTGCGATTCAACGTGCAGCAGCAAATGTAGGCATCGAACCAAATGAGCTAGCTGTTATTTCTGGGATTGGCTGTTCAGGTCGTATTTCAGGTTACATTAATTCATATGGTTTCCACGGTATCCATGGTCGTGCATTACCAATTGCACAAGGATTGAAAATGGCCAATCGTGATTTAAACGTCATTGCCTCTGGTGGTGACGGAGATGGTTTTGCGATTGGTATGGGTCATACAATCCATGCCATCCGTCGAAATATTGATATTACGTATGTTGTGATGGATAACCAAATTTACGGTTTAACAAAAGGGCAAACATCTCCACGCTCGGCCGCTGGGTTTATTACAAAATCAACGCCAGGTGGTGCAATTGAGCCATCATTAAAACCGTTAGAAGTAGCCTTAACTAGTGGTGCAACGTTTGTGGCACAAGGCTTCTCAACGGATATTAAAGAATTAACAGCTTTAATTGAAGCGGGCATTAACCATAAAGGCTTTTCTTTCATCAACGTATTTTCACCATGTGTTACTTACAACAAAGTGAATACGTACGATTGGTTTAAAGAAAACTTAACAAAGCTAGCTGATATTGAAGGTTATGATAATGCTGACCGTGGCATGGCAATGCGCACAGTAATGGAGCATGAAGGCTTAGTAACAGGTATTATTTATCAGGATAAAGAAACAACTTCTTATCAAGAAAAAGTACCTGGCTACGCTGAGTTGCCATTAACGGATATCGACATTAAAATGAGCGAAAATGAATTCGATGCACTTGTGCAGGAGTTTATGTAA
- a CDS encoding 2-oxoglutarate ferredoxin oxidoreductase subunit beta: MFVNNIIDFIAKKKEREERQRAQDLERYVATHCKFHQPENIDALVDGKMIEVKDHTLFLGFLSILKDEQIEPLHIFQDVFTLEPIRFEMAYNMKWWSVVQLAFTFLTILKENEPHTYADFLGLS, translated from the coding sequence ATGTTCGTGAATAATATCATTGATTTTATTGCGAAAAAAAAGGAACGAGAAGAACGACAACGTGCGCAAGATTTAGAGCGCTATGTTGCAACGCATTGTAAATTTCATCAGCCAGAAAATATCGATGCACTCGTTGATGGGAAAATGATTGAAGTGAAAGATCATACATTGTTTTTAGGTTTTCTATCTATATTAAAAGATGAACAAATCGAGCCACTACATATCTTTCAGGACGTTTTTACCTTAGAACCTATCCGTTTTGAAATGGCCTACAATATGAAATGGTGGTCAGTTGTTCAACTTGCTTTTACATTTTTAACGATTTTAAAGGAAAATGAACCGCATACATATGCAGATTTTCTAGGACTTTCTTGA
- a CDS encoding extracellular solute-binding protein, translating to MAIQKLWKKSLVGVLAISMLAACSDSSSNANDIKSDLTLDEITEKAKQEGTVNSVGMPDTWANWVETWQELETEYTLKHQDTDMSSAEELAKFEAEKDDATADIGDVGIAFGPIAKDKGLTLPYKTSYWDDIPDWAKDEEGHWIVGYTGTIAFLTDKNNVKNPPTSWEDLKNGDYHVSIGDALTANQAQFAILAAAMAFGGDESNIQPGIDFFAELAKQGRLQGDPTVANLEKGEIDVAILWDFNALGYRHQIDEQRFDVVIPSEGSVTSGYATVINKYAKNPHAAMLTREYILSDAGQENLAKGYARPIRENVQLPQEVKDLLLPADMYKNAQPVSDQKQWEETTKQIPQMYQEQVLIHAK from the coding sequence ATGGCAATTCAAAAGCTATGGAAGAAAAGTTTAGTTGGTGTATTAGCAATATCTATGTTAGCAGCATGTTCTGACAGTTCGTCTAATGCAAATGACATCAAAAGTGATTTAACGCTTGATGAAATTACAGAAAAGGCAAAACAAGAAGGTACTGTCAATTCAGTCGGTATGCCAGATACATGGGCAAACTGGGTAGAGACATGGCAAGAGCTTGAAACAGAGTACACTCTCAAACATCAGGACACAGATATGTCGAGTGCAGAGGAATTAGCGAAGTTTGAAGCAGAAAAAGACGATGCGACAGCCGATATTGGCGACGTAGGAATTGCCTTTGGTCCAATCGCTAAAGATAAAGGTCTTACATTGCCATACAAAACTTCTTATTGGGATGATATTCCTGACTGGGCAAAAGATGAAGAGGGCCATTGGATTGTTGGTTATACAGGGACCATTGCATTTCTAACAGATAAAAACAATGTGAAAAATCCACCAACGTCTTGGGAAGATCTTAAAAATGGCGACTATCATGTCAGCATTGGAGATGCGTTAACTGCAAACCAAGCACAATTTGCGATATTAGCTGCAGCAATGGCTTTCGGTGGAGATGAATCTAATATTCAGCCGGGCATCGACTTTTTTGCGGAATTAGCAAAACAAGGACGCCTACAAGGTGATCCAACAGTCGCTAATTTAGAAAAAGGGGAGATTGATGTTGCAATTTTATGGGATTTCAATGCACTAGGTTATCGTCATCAAATTGATGAGCAACGTTTCGATGTAGTCATCCCATCGGAAGGCTCTGTCACATCAGGCTACGCAACCGTTATTAATAAATATGCGAAAAATCCACATGCGGCGATGTTAACACGAGAATATATTTTATCGGATGCAGGACAGGAGAACTTAGCAAAGGGTTATGCCCGACCAATTCGTGAAAATGTGCAATTACCTCAAGAAGTAAAGGATTTATTATTACCAGCAGATATGTATAAAAATGCGCAACCTGTTAGCGACCAAAAGCAGTGGGAGGAAACAACAAAGCAAATTCCACAAATGTATCAAGAGCAGGTATTAATTCATGCCAAATAA